One part of the Vitis riparia cultivar Riparia Gloire de Montpellier isolate 1030 chromosome 15, EGFV_Vit.rip_1.0, whole genome shotgun sequence genome encodes these proteins:
- the LOC117932035 gene encoding LOW QUALITY PROTEIN: methylsterol monooxygenase 2-2-like (The sequence of the model RefSeq protein was modified relative to this genomic sequence to represent the inferred CDS: inserted 1 base in 1 codon; substituted 1 base at 1 genomic stop codon) yields MRLILYHFGVNLPLMIFSYPVFRYMGMRSSLPLSSWKVVLTQIILYFILEDFVFYWGHXVLHTKWLYXMCTVHHEYVTPFGLTSEYAHLAEILFLGFATIVGLAIIGPHLMTLWLWMIFRVLESVETHCGYHFPWSLSNFLPLYGGADFHDYHHRLLYTKSGNYSSTFVYMDWIFGTDKGYRRLKALKSNGVEVKLEASKSDYGKKGIILLLP; encoded by the exons ATGCGCCTCATTCTGTATCATTTTGGTGTCAATCTACCGCTTATGATATTTTCCTACCCCGTCTTCAGATATATGGGCATGCGAAGTAGTCTCCCATTATCGTCCTGGAAAGTTGTTTTAACgcaaataatattatacttcaTCCTTGaggattttgttttctattggGGACATTGAGTTTTACATACAAAATGGTTGT GAATGTGCACTGTTCATCACGAATATGTAACACCATTTGGACTGACTTCTGAGTATGCTCACCTAGCTGAGATACTGTTCCTTGGCTTTGCTACTATTGTTGGCCTTGCCATCATTGGGCCTCATCTGATGACTCTgtggttatggatgatattcaGAGTCTTGGAGAGTGTTGAGACACACTGTGGTTACCATTTCCCATGGAGCCTCTCAAATTTCTTGCCTTTGTACGGGGGTGCTGATTTTCATGACTACCATCATCGTTTGCTTTATACCAAGTCTGGTAACTATTCATCCACATTTGTTTACATGGACTGGATATTCGGCACTGATAAGGGTTACAGAAGATTGAAGGCATTGAAGAGTAATGGAGTTGAAGTTAAGCTGGAAGCAAGCAAATCTGACTAtggaaaaaaaggaattattCTTTTACTACCTTGA
- the LOC117931720 gene encoding transcription initiation factor TFIID subunit 10-like — MNQNQGGNDARHDDDSALSDFLASLMDYTPTIPDELVEHYLAKSGFQCPDVRLIRLVAVATQKFVAEVASDALQYVSKF, encoded by the exons ATGAATCAAAACCAAGGAGGCAACGATGCTAGGCACGACGATGATTCTGCGCTCTCTGATTTTCTCGCTTCCCTTATGGACTACACTCCGACT aTACCAGATGAACTGGTGGAGCATTATTTAGCCAAAAGTGGGTTTCAGTGTCCCGATGTTCGATT AATTAGACTAGTAGCTGTTGCCACTCAGAAGTTTGTCGCAGAGGTTGCTAGTGATGCGCTTCAGTATGTTTCTAAATTTTAG
- the LOC117931737 gene encoding thioredoxin domain-containing protein PLP3A-like isoform X2 produces the protein MDPDSVKTTLSNLAFGNVMAAAARDYQKEVLSQQKAQASNSINQEVDLDELMDDPELERLHADRIAALKKEAEKRQALKKQGHGEYREVTEADFLGEVTGSEKVICHFYHREFYRCKIMDKHLKSLAPRHMDTKIIKLDAENAPFFVAKLGVKTLPCVILFRKGIAVDRLIGFQDMGGKDDFATRTLEALLIKKGIVSEKKKDEDEDGGYPESRRNTVRSSVDRNSDSD, from the exons ATGGATCCTGATTCAGTTAAAACGACCTTGTCCAATTTAGCATTTGGAAATGTAATGGCAGCAGCTGCTCGAGATTATCAAAAG GAAGTGCTATCTCAGCAGAAGGCACAAGCTTCCAATTCAATCAATCAGGAGGTTGATCTTGATGAGTTAATGGAT GATCCAGAGCTGGAAAGATTGCATGCAGATAGGATTGCAGCTCTTAAG AAAGAAGCTGAGAAGCGACAGGCTTTAAAGAAGCAAGGGCATGGAGAATACAGGGAGGTAACTGAGGCGGACTTCTTGGGTGAAGTCACTGGGAGTGAAAAAGTAATTTGCCACTTCTACCATCGGGAGTTCTACCGGTGCAA GATAATGGATAAGCATTTGAAATCCCTTGCACCAAGGCATATGGACACCAAGATTATCAAGCTGGATGCAGAG AATGCACCATTCTTTGTCGCCAAACTAGGAGTCAAAACTTTGCCTTGTGTCATCTTATTCAG AAAAGGGATTGCAGTAGATAGGTTGATTGGGTTTCAAGATATGGGAGGAAAAGATGATTTCGCCACTAGGACACTCGAGGCTCTACTTATAAAGAAAG GTATAGTTAGtgagaagaaaaaagatgaagatgaagacgGGGGTTATCCTGAAAGCAGACGCAACACAGTGAGATCATCTGTGGATCGAAACTCTGATTCAGACTGA
- the LOC117931737 gene encoding thioredoxin domain-containing protein PLP3A-like isoform X1, producing MLTLHLLTLRETNSSLQLPNIALKKMDPDSVKTTLSNLAFGNVMAAAARDYQKEVLSQQKAQASNSINQEVDLDELMDDPELERLHADRIAALKKEAEKRQALKKQGHGEYREVTEADFLGEVTGSEKVICHFYHREFYRCKIMDKHLKSLAPRHMDTKIIKLDAENAPFFVAKLGVKTLPCVILFRKGIAVDRLIGFQDMGGKDDFATRTLEALLIKKGIVSEKKKDEDEDGGYPESRRNTVRSSVDRNSDSD from the exons ATGCTCACTTTGCATCTCCTCACTCTTAGAGAGACTAATTCATCTCTGCAATTGCCCAATATTGCCTTGA AGAAAATGGATCCTGATTCAGTTAAAACGACCTTGTCCAATTTAGCATTTGGAAATGTAATGGCAGCAGCTGCTCGAGATTATCAAAAG GAAGTGCTATCTCAGCAGAAGGCACAAGCTTCCAATTCAATCAATCAGGAGGTTGATCTTGATGAGTTAATGGAT GATCCAGAGCTGGAAAGATTGCATGCAGATAGGATTGCAGCTCTTAAG AAAGAAGCTGAGAAGCGACAGGCTTTAAAGAAGCAAGGGCATGGAGAATACAGGGAGGTAACTGAGGCGGACTTCTTGGGTGAAGTCACTGGGAGTGAAAAAGTAATTTGCCACTTCTACCATCGGGAGTTCTACCGGTGCAA GATAATGGATAAGCATTTGAAATCCCTTGCACCAAGGCATATGGACACCAAGATTATCAAGCTGGATGCAGAG AATGCACCATTCTTTGTCGCCAAACTAGGAGTCAAAACTTTGCCTTGTGTCATCTTATTCAG AAAAGGGATTGCAGTAGATAGGTTGATTGGGTTTCAAGATATGGGAGGAAAAGATGATTTCGCCACTAGGACACTCGAGGCTCTACTTATAAAGAAAG GTATAGTTAGtgagaagaaaaaagatgaagatgaagacgGGGGTTATCCTGAAAGCAGACGCAACACAGTGAGATCATCTGTGGATCGAAACTCTGATTCAGACTGA